In Streptomyces thermolilacinus SPC6, a single genomic region encodes these proteins:
- a CDS encoding cupin domain-containing protein produces the protein MSYPEHLEYPEARYHGDKGEVSAVFRRADSPPDISSPGGTTHYLATQESTGGEFGLYKVELGARSPGARTHFHKTMSESFYVLSGELELFNGEKWVTGRAGDFLYVPAGGLHAFRNVTDEPTSMLMLFSPGAPREEYFERVAEMAQRGGEGLRRFRTRHDSYFVEDLESGAE, from the coding sequence ATGTCGTACCCGGAGCACCTGGAGTACCCGGAAGCCCGCTACCACGGCGACAAGGGGGAGGTGAGCGCGGTCTTCCGCCGGGCCGACAGCCCACCGGACATCTCCTCGCCCGGCGGCACCACCCACTACCTCGCCACCCAGGAGTCGACCGGCGGTGAGTTCGGCCTGTACAAGGTCGAGCTGGGCGCGCGGTCCCCCGGCGCCAGGACGCACTTCCACAAGACGATGTCGGAGTCCTTCTACGTCCTCTCCGGCGAACTGGAGCTGTTCAACGGCGAGAAGTGGGTCACGGGCCGCGCGGGCGACTTCCTGTACGTCCCGGCCGGGGGCCTGCACGCCTTCAGGAACGTGACCGACGAGCCCACGTCCATGCTCATGCTCTTCTCGCCGGGCGCCCCGCGCGAGGAGTACTTCGAGCGGGTCGCGGAGATGGCGCAGCGCGGCGGCGAGGGGCTCAGGCGGTTCCGCACCCGGCACGACAGCTACTTCGTGGAGGACCTGGAGTCCGGGGCGGAGTAG